One genomic window of Dunckerocampus dactyliophorus isolate RoL2022-P2 chromosome 7, RoL_Ddac_1.1, whole genome shotgun sequence includes the following:
- the LOC129184624 gene encoding soluble guanylate cyclase 88E-like, protein MYGLYLEAVNDYINESYGEDVWRLIENRAEIPHLKFVRHQMYNDNLILRLAKAAGEVLGKTHDELMYAFGVYMVKRIGNYGYERILKVLGRNVRDFINELDNLHEYFRFSFPKVQPPSFCVEEECETSLTLHYRSTRKGFTQFVKGQLSQVGRQFYNTDIEVEILSKEETEKMTYVVYKMNFDNAAFKHRMPQQKTAPSYEKLPMKRGIFFDMFPFSVIFRRDMTMYRIGDGLKEVFSDLQGKKVNEEFTLVRPMLEFSWDNIYTHLNNVFELLSKAVVESKQKVNIPKLNKEEPEEKEESEKAKREEEREQKSVEEMKGTDQEYSSALTQYNSSANSGGEDIELLAFQTVTGKCSETIFEDMREPPKKPLHLKGQMKYVPQWDSLIFLGTPIIETVEDMIKMGVYVNDLNLHDSSRELILAGTQQSAELQLALDQEQQKYAQLQEIIKKLDEEKKRGDSLLYAMIPKAVADRLRKGITALETCQVFPDVTILFSDVVKFNEICIHITPMQVVDMLNEIYIVFDTLSEKHNVYKVETIRDAYMVVAGVPNKTTFHAHHICDMALDMLSSIDHLKDPSTGDNIQIRVGIHSGMVVAGVVGLKMPRYCLFGDTVNTASRMESNGVGMQIHISQTTKDHLEHEPYIIEERGKIFVKGKGYMKTYWLKGKKDLSFKTPAELRYSSEQKDSEDKSSNGSTSPSVKRMASSLPICGGEEQAEGKPSPSDLPPDALPQAEAANEALTNSSELQEKEKSKKTKNNKGTKLDASQGNAMSELLPPSDGLENPGPLLYNKRNSFRQQYAKLPTNLPIRSASCTLL, encoded by the exons ATGTACGGACTGTACTTGGAAGCGGTCAACGACTACATCAATGAATCCTATGGTGAGGACGTGTGGCGGCTGATTGAGAACCGAGCCGAGATCCCTCACCTCAAGTTTGTCAGGCATCAGATGTACAA TGACAACCTTATCCTGCGTCTTGCGAAGGCAGCGGGTGAAGTGTTGGGAAAAACCCACGATGAGCTGATGTACGCCTTTGGAGTCTACATGGTCAAGAGGATTGGAAACTATGGCTATGAGCGTATCCTGAAG gTGTTGGGGCGAAATGTGCGCGATTTCATCAATGAGCTGGATAACCTGCACGAGTACTTCCGCTTCTCTTTCCCGAAAGTGCAGCCCCCGAGCTTCTGTGTGGAGGAGGAGTGTGAGACCAGCCTGACGCTGCATTACCGCAGCACCCGCAAAGGCTTCACACAGTTCGTTAAAG GCCAACTCTCCCAAGTGGGCCGCCAGTTCTACAACACAGACATTGAAGTGGAGATCTTGTCCAAAGAGGAGACAGAGAAGATGACGTACGTG GTCTATAAGATGAACTTTGACAATGCCGCCTTCAAGCACCGCATGCCCCAACAAAAGACAGCACCTAGCTATGAAAAGCTTCCCATGAAGCGAGGTATCTTTTTTGACATGTTCCCCTTCAGTGTCATCTTCCGGCGCGACATGACCATGTACCGCATTGGCGACGGCCTCAAAGAGGTGTTCTCTGACCTCCAGGGCAAGAAGGTCAACGAGGAGTTCACTCTGGTCAGGCCAATGCTGGAGTTCAGTTGGGACAAC ATCTACACCCACCTAAACAATGTCTTTGAGCTGCTGTCTAAAGCAGTGGTAGAGAGCAAACAAAAAGTCAACATTCCCAAATTGAACAAAGAGGAACCCGAAGAGAAAGAGGAGAGCGAGAAAGCCAAAAGGGAAGAAGAAAGAG AGCAAAAGTCAGTGGAGGAGATGAAGGGCACAGACCAAGAGTACAGTAGCGCTCTGACTCAGTACAACAGCTCTGCCAACTCTGGAGGAGAAGACATCGAGCTGCTGGCCTTCCAGACAGTCACAG GCAAATGCAGTGAGACCATCTTTGAAGACATGCGGGAACCCCCTAAAAAGCCTCTCCACCTGAAGGGCCAGATGAAGTACGTCCCCCAGTGGGATTCCCTCATCTTCCTAGGGACGCCCAT cattGAGACAGTGGAGGACATGATCAAGATGGGCGTGTATGTCAATGATTTGAACCTGCATGACTCCAGCAGAGAGCTGATCTTGGCCGGGACGCAGCAGTCGGCTGAGCTGCAACTGGCCCTTGACCAG GAGCAACAAAAGTATGCTCAGCTGCAGGAAATCATCAAGAAGCTGGACGAAGAGAAGAAGAGAGGAGACTCCTTGCTGTACGCCATGATCCCCAAAGCTGTGGCTGACCGCCTCAGGAAGGGAATCACAGCTTTGGAAACATGTCAG GTCTTCCCTGATGTGACCATCCTGTTCAGCGACGTGGTCAAGTTCAATGAAATCTGCATCCACATCACGCCCATGCAGGTGGTGGACATGCTCAACGAGATCTACATTGTCTTTGACACGCTCAGCGAGAAGCACAACGTCTACAAG GTAGAGACAATCCGTGATGCCTACATGGTGGTGGCGGGCGTTCCCAACAAGACCACATTCCATGCACATCACATCTGTGACATGGCCTTGGACATGCTGAGCTCCATCGACCACCTGAAGGACCCGTCCACTGGGGACAACATCCAGATCAGAGTGG GTATCCACTCGGGAATGGTGGTGGCTGGCGTGGTGGGTCTGAAGATGCCTCGATATTGTCTCTTTGGAGACACTGTGAACACGGCCTCCAGGATGGAAAGCAATGGCGTG ggCATGCAGATACACATCAGTCAGACCACCAAAGACCACCTTGAACACGAGCCCTACATCATAGAGGAGAGGGGCAAGATCTTTGTCAAG GGTAAAGGCTACATGAAGACTTACTGGCTGAAAGGAAAGAAAGATCTTTCCTTCAAGACTCCAGCTGAGCTGCGTTACAGCAGCGAGCAGAAGGACTCTGAGGACAAAAGTTCTAATGG cTCCACGAGCCCCAGTGTCAAGCGCATGGCCTCCAGCCTCCCCATCTGTGGTGGCGAGGAGCAGGCGGAGGGCAAGCCGAGCCCCAGCGACCTCCCACCGGATGCCCTGCCCCAGGCGGAGGCTGCCAACGAGGCCCTTACTAATTCAAGCGAGCTTCAAGAAAAAGAGAAATCCAAAAAGACTAAGAACAACAAGGGCACCAAGCTGGACGCCTCCCAGGGAAATGCCATGTCCGAGTTGCTGCCGCCCTCCGATGGGCTGGAGAACCCGGGCCCGCTCCTATACAACAAGAGGAACAGCTTCAGGCAGCAGTATGCCAAGCTGCCCACCAACCTGCCCATAAGGAGTGCCTCCTGCACTCTCCTCTGA